A single genomic interval of Sinorhizobium meliloti harbors:
- the speC gene encoding ornithine decarboxylase gives MIPRDVKAPTVAIPFHKLLKVVAIVDGANAQTRELLDQIASERFDVELRDSFDGDVSEDASVGAYIGSVENGRIEDARNFVRAVRKQGFRTPLWALADLRGTADIQAAEMAGEVDGFVYLGQQTPAFYAKQIISSLVNYGKTLLPPFFGGLMAYDGEANIAFDCPGHQGGQFYRKSATGQLFFKYFGESIFRNDLCNADVDLGDLLIHEGPAVEAQKNAAKIFGADRTYFILNGTSTSNKVVTNAVLRAGDLVLFDRNNHKSLHQGALVQAGAIPVYLPTSRNPFGMIGAVDWDAWDEAELRDRIANHPLLENKERAKAERPFRLACIQLATYDGTVYNVRKVMEKIGHLCDYVLWDEAWIGYNAFHPLFRDHSPMRLEALGPDMPGLFSTQSVHKQGAGFSQASQIHKRDEHIRGERRFIEHKRFNESLLMHVSTSPFYPLFASLDVNAKIHEGKAGEALWDRCIDLGIEARKKFREFVRHYESTGNDPEERWFFDPFVPDVVTISASEHTQDVVDARWEDLPTALLKREQQCWRFKPEAAWHGFSGYSDEYVMVDPNKLTLLTPGIDRKTGHYRDFGIPATVVANYLREQRVVPEKCDLNSLLFLLTPAEDESKINTLIAKLVKFKNLWDRDASLAEVLPTVTASNRERYSGYTLRQVCAEMHGFYRQAGVKELQRLCFRAESFPEPAMSPKRAYEALVANDVDYIPLEEAAGRISATLALIYPPGIGVIVPGERWDDRAKPMRDYFLAFQESFNRFPGFNYEVQGVFQERVDGQIKFYTYTVRE, from the coding sequence ATGATACCGCGTGACGTGAAGGCGCCAACCGTGGCCATTCCGTTTCACAAGCTGCTTAAGGTTGTAGCGATAGTGGACGGAGCCAACGCGCAGACTAGAGAGCTTCTTGATCAAATCGCTTCCGAGAGATTTGATGTTGAACTTCGCGACAGCTTCGACGGTGATGTGTCCGAGGACGCGTCCGTCGGAGCCTATATCGGCTCGGTCGAGAATGGGCGAATTGAGGACGCTCGCAACTTCGTTCGAGCTGTCAGGAAGCAGGGCTTCCGCACACCGCTCTGGGCGCTTGCCGACTTGCGGGGCACCGCCGACATCCAAGCAGCCGAGATGGCGGGGGAGGTGGACGGCTTTGTTTATCTTGGGCAGCAAACACCCGCCTTTTACGCCAAACAGATCATCTCCAGCCTGGTCAATTACGGCAAGACACTGCTGCCCCCGTTCTTTGGCGGCCTCATGGCCTATGATGGAGAAGCGAACATAGCCTTCGATTGTCCCGGCCACCAAGGTGGCCAGTTCTACCGCAAGTCGGCAACCGGGCAACTCTTTTTCAAGTACTTCGGGGAAAGCATCTTTCGCAACGACCTCTGCAATGCGGACGTCGACTTGGGAGATCTGCTCATCCATGAAGGTCCGGCGGTCGAGGCCCAGAAGAACGCGGCCAAGATCTTCGGCGCGGACCGGACCTACTTCATCCTGAACGGCACCAGTACGTCCAACAAGGTCGTCACCAACGCTGTCCTGCGGGCAGGGGACCTCGTGCTCTTCGACCGCAACAATCATAAGTCGCTGCACCAGGGAGCGCTCGTCCAGGCTGGAGCGATACCCGTATATCTACCAACCTCCCGCAACCCCTTCGGCATGATCGGTGCTGTGGACTGGGATGCGTGGGATGAAGCCGAGTTGCGCGACCGTATCGCGAACCATCCTCTGTTAGAGAACAAGGAAAGAGCCAAGGCGGAGAGGCCATTCCGCCTCGCCTGCATTCAGCTCGCTACCTATGACGGCACGGTCTACAACGTCCGCAAGGTCATGGAGAAGATCGGGCACTTATGCGATTACGTGCTCTGGGATGAGGCCTGGATCGGTTACAACGCATTTCATCCGCTGTTCAGGGACCACAGCCCGATGCGGCTCGAGGCGCTCGGGCCGGATATGCCTGGGCTCTTTTCCACCCAGTCGGTCCACAAGCAGGGTGCAGGCTTTTCACAAGCCTCGCAGATACACAAGCGCGACGAGCACATCCGAGGCGAACGCCGCTTCATCGAGCATAAGCGGTTCAACGAGTCCCTGTTGATGCATGTCTCGACATCGCCCTTCTATCCACTGTTCGCATCCTTGGACGTGAATGCAAAGATACATGAGGGCAAGGCAGGTGAGGCACTCTGGGACCGCTGCATCGATCTGGGAATCGAAGCGCGCAAGAAGTTCCGCGAGTTCGTTCGCCACTACGAGTCTACTGGCAATGATCCCGAAGAGCGTTGGTTCTTCGATCCCTTTGTGCCGGATGTGGTCACCATATCCGCATCGGAGCACACTCAGGATGTTGTCGATGCCCGCTGGGAGGACCTTCCGACCGCGTTGCTCAAACGGGAGCAGCAATGCTGGCGCTTTAAACCGGAGGCCGCATGGCACGGTTTTTCGGGCTATTCAGACGAATATGTGATGGTGGATCCCAACAAGCTTACGTTGCTGACGCCAGGCATCGACCGCAAGACAGGCCACTATCGCGATTTTGGCATTCCCGCGACCGTCGTCGCGAACTATCTGCGCGAGCAGCGTGTGGTTCCTGAGAAATGCGACCTCAACAGCTTGCTGTTCCTACTGACCCCGGCGGAAGACGAGAGCAAGATCAACACTCTCATCGCCAAATTGGTAAAGTTCAAGAACCTCTGGGACCGGGATGCCTCTCTCGCAGAAGTCCTGCCGACCGTCACTGCGTCAAACAGGGAGCGCTACTCCGGCTATACGCTGCGTCAGGTCTGCGCCGAAATGCATGGATTCTATCGGCAGGCCGGCGTCAAGGAGCTGCAACGCCTCTGCTTCCGAGCGGAAAGTTTCCCCGAGCCTGCAATGTCCCCGAAACGGGCCTATGAGGCTTTGGTTGCAAATGACGTGGACTATATTCCTCTCGAGGAAGCCGCTGGCCGTATCTCCGCCACTCTCGCACTCATCTATCCCCCCGGGATCGGGGTAATCGTACCTGGAGAGCGGTGGGACGATCGGGCAAAGCCGATGCGCGACTATTTCCTGGCGTTTCAAGAATCATTCAACCGCTTTCCTGGCTTCAACTACGAGGTCCAGGGAGTTTTTCAGGAACGCGTCGACGGGCAGATCAAGTTCTACACATACACCGTTCGCGAATGA
- a CDS encoding DUF2950 domain-containing protein, which translates to MIKLLHTLLLGSAISLAPLLAPIDAALAQTEGPASIYDYAAAGEPPAFDDPANAVEAFKSALAANDFDGLARLLGLNATQLKAGEGAMETFSLIREGAARNILVRDLDNRKIIVIGDRLWPLPFPIAKDEGGRWAFDTYVGLEEIVNRRVGENELEAIETARAYVEAQKDYVLQDRDADGVFEYAQKLLSSPGQTDGLYWPADQGDGESPVGDAISDAALEKARAGEGYFGYRFRILTSQGDNIAGGKYDYTINGNMIAGFALITWPVTYAETGVKTFVINQQGIVYERDLGPSTEAIVPFIDRFDPDDKWSVVTD; encoded by the coding sequence ATGATCAAGCTATTGCACACACTTCTCCTGGGATCGGCGATTTCGCTTGCTCCCCTCCTCGCCCCGATCGATGCTGCTCTCGCGCAGACAGAGGGACCAGCAAGCATCTACGACTATGCCGCTGCGGGAGAGCCGCCGGCGTTTGACGATCCGGCGAACGCGGTGGAAGCCTTCAAGTCGGCCCTTGCCGCCAATGATTTCGACGGTCTGGCACGACTTCTGGGGCTGAACGCCACACAACTGAAAGCGGGCGAAGGGGCGATGGAGACCTTCAGTCTCATTCGCGAGGGTGCGGCCCGCAACATTCTCGTGCGCGATCTCGACAATCGAAAGATCATCGTCATCGGCGACAGGCTTTGGCCACTGCCGTTTCCGATCGCCAAGGACGAGGGCGGCAGATGGGCCTTCGACACCTATGTCGGGCTCGAGGAGATCGTTAACCGCCGCGTTGGCGAGAACGAGCTGGAGGCGATCGAGACCGCGCGCGCCTATGTCGAGGCGCAGAAGGACTATGTATTGCAGGACCGCGATGCGGACGGGGTTTTCGAATACGCCCAGAAGCTGCTCAGCAGCCCAGGCCAGACGGATGGACTCTACTGGCCGGCAGACCAGGGGGATGGCGAAAGCCCGGTCGGTGACGCTATCAGCGACGCCGCTCTGGAAAAAGCAAGGGCTGGAGAAGGCTATTTCGGTTACCGGTTCCGCATCCTGACCTCACAAGGCGACAATATCGCCGGCGGCAAATACGATTATACCATCAACGGGAACATGATCGCTGGCTTCGCGCTGATCACCTGGCCTGTCACCTATGCCGAAACCGGGGTCAAGACCTTCGTCATCAATCAACAGGGCATCGTCTACGAACGGGATCTCGGTCCGAGCACCGAGGCAATCGTACCATTCATCGACCGTTTCGACCCGGATGACAAATGGAGCGTAGTCACTGATTAG
- the potE gene encoding putrescine-ornithine antiporter codes for MNLMQLTFIVAVNMMGSGIIMLPANMAQIGAISLLSWLVTAIGSMAIAFGFAQAGLFNQRPGGMSAYAEDAYGRPGYFLVFFLYFLSLAIGNVAIGISAVGYLAGFFPWLTSTPVMTCIGLIALLWLTTVANFAGPRITGRIGSVTVWGVIIPVGLISIIGWLWFSSQIFTDAWNPKGLTLGQGMGSSISLTLWAFLGMESAAQNSNAVENPKRDVPLACMFGTLGAAVIYVLSTTVIQGIVPNADLAASTGPFALAYATMFSPAIGSAIMALAVLACLGSLLGWQFTIAQTAKAAADERMFPALFSRVNHAGAPVTGMIVMGIVQTLLALMTISPTLNEQFASLVNLAVVTNVLPYIISLSALFVMMKAAGVPEGKYRLNAAIAMVGMLYSVFAIYASGKDAVMGGMLVTGIAFIIYGLIAPRFISKQETLRTV; via the coding sequence ATGAACCTGATGCAGCTCACGTTTATTGTTGCCGTGAACATGATGGGCTCAGGCATAATCATGCTGCCAGCAAACATGGCGCAGATCGGTGCCATATCCCTTCTGTCATGGCTGGTGACGGCGATCGGATCTATGGCAATCGCCTTTGGCTTCGCTCAAGCGGGTCTCTTCAATCAGCGTCCGGGCGGAATGTCGGCCTATGCCGAGGATGCTTACGGTAGGCCGGGATACTTCCTGGTATTCTTTCTCTATTTTCTGTCTCTGGCGATAGGCAACGTTGCGATCGGCATCTCGGCCGTCGGGTATCTTGCCGGTTTCTTCCCATGGCTGACCTCGACCCCCGTCATGACTTGCATAGGCTTGATCGCTCTGCTCTGGTTGACGACGGTCGCCAACTTTGCGGGACCGCGGATAACGGGCCGCATCGGATCGGTCACTGTTTGGGGCGTTATAATACCGGTCGGACTAATTTCGATCATCGGTTGGCTGTGGTTTAGTTCGCAAATTTTTACGGATGCATGGAATCCAAAAGGTTTGACGCTTGGGCAAGGAATGGGCTCGAGCATTTCGCTGACGCTATGGGCCTTCCTAGGGATGGAATCGGCCGCGCAGAACTCCAATGCAGTCGAGAACCCCAAGAGGGATGTGCCTCTTGCCTGCATGTTCGGGACGCTAGGAGCAGCGGTGATCTACGTCCTGTCCACGACCGTGATTCAGGGGATCGTGCCGAATGCCGATCTTGCCGCCTCCACGGGCCCGTTCGCCCTTGCCTACGCCACAATGTTCAGTCCAGCGATCGGCTCGGCTATCATGGCTCTCGCGGTGCTCGCCTGTTTAGGATCGCTGCTGGGATGGCAGTTCACTATCGCCCAGACCGCGAAGGCCGCCGCCGACGAGCGCATGTTCCCGGCCCTGTTCTCGCGAGTGAACCATGCAGGGGCGCCCGTCACTGGCATGATCGTGATGGGTATCGTTCAGACCTTATTGGCACTGATGACGATTTCGCCGACGCTGAACGAGCAATTTGCCTCACTTGTGAACCTTGCTGTCGTTACAAACGTGCTGCCCTACATCATTTCCCTTTCCGCGCTCTTCGTCATGATGAAGGCGGCCGGGGTTCCCGAGGGCAAGTACCGTTTGAACGCGGCCATCGCTATGGTGGGGATGCTTTATAGCGTCTTTGCGATTTACGCATCCGGCAAGGATGCTGTGATGGGCGGCATGCTCGTGACTGGTATAGCCTTTATCATTTACGGCCTCATTGCGCCTCGGTTCATAAGCAAGCAAGAGACGTTGCGGACGGTTTGA
- a CDS encoding amino acid ABC transporter substrate-binding protein, producing the protein MQNAPDRWRHPGRRSIAGGLAMCAVAAASWTSAEAQTLERIRSAGTIKLGYETDARPFSFESEPGEVVGYAVALCTEIVDQVKSELGLVDLAVEWLPQDTGLGIQAVREGSIDLLCGAEPVTLNHRKDVSFSIAIFPSGTGAVVSANSPVALREVLTKGQPSDRPIWRGSPARTVLEEKTFSSIAGTTSETWLAERVKTFQLSASVSPVENYKQGIERILAGNSDVLFGDLPLLLDAATRSEGSGNLIVLDRHFTYEPIALALARGDEDFRLVVDSSLSETFRSEDFREFFTQWFGPPDETIVTFFRQTTLPE; encoded by the coding sequence ATGCAAAACGCACCCGATCGGTGGCGCCATCCGGGCAGGCGATCCATTGCTGGTGGGCTTGCCATGTGTGCTGTCGCTGCAGCCTCTTGGACGTCGGCCGAAGCGCAGACGCTGGAGCGCATCCGCAGCGCCGGAACGATTAAGCTTGGATACGAGACGGATGCGCGACCTTTCTCCTTCGAAAGTGAGCCCGGTGAAGTCGTCGGCTATGCCGTCGCACTCTGTACGGAAATCGTTGATCAGGTTAAATCCGAGCTAGGGCTTGTGGATCTTGCGGTAGAATGGCTCCCACAGGACACGGGGCTGGGCATTCAGGCCGTGCGAGAGGGTTCAATAGACTTGCTCTGCGGCGCAGAGCCCGTCACGTTGAACCACAGAAAGGACGTTTCCTTCTCCATCGCTATCTTTCCAAGTGGGACGGGAGCGGTCGTGAGCGCCAATTCCCCCGTTGCCCTGCGGGAAGTACTCACAAAGGGCCAACCTTCGGATCGGCCTATCTGGCGCGGGTCCCCCGCGCGGACGGTACTTGAGGAAAAAACGTTCTCCTCCATCGCCGGCACGACCAGTGAAACCTGGCTGGCGGAGCGCGTTAAGACGTTCCAGCTCTCCGCGAGCGTGTCGCCCGTCGAAAACTACAAGCAAGGCATCGAAAGGATACTAGCCGGAAACTCCGACGTTCTCTTCGGTGACCTGCCGCTTCTTCTCGACGCCGCTACTCGCAGTGAAGGCTCAGGAAACCTGATCGTGCTGGACCGCCATTTCACCTACGAGCCGATTGCACTGGCACTCGCCCGCGGTGACGAGGATTTTCGTCTCGTTGTCGACAGCTCGTTGAGCGAGACGTTCCGATCTGAGGATTTTCGTGAGTTCTTCACCCAATGGTTCGGCCCGCCCGACGAAACCATTGTCACTTTCTTTCGGCAGACAACATTGCCTGAATAA